In Anaerolineales bacterium, the following proteins share a genomic window:
- a CDS encoding CHAT domain-containing protein, whose product MNLTLEDMRRLVQILSSLTDLANDVGRGNVLRLAGLERFIATMAPGLNVQNYVVLLLSELQTFGIDPAAHRHVLAMYLDYIQETYLVGRSDDRNFVRALIGLPPIELTAPVPPIPTAPVAPNRITILFLAANPTATTRLRLDAEYRQIDQRLLAARFRDRFMLELSPATRRGDLQQAFLRFTPNIVHFSGHGSERSEIILEDANGGAAAIPREALSSLFNILNQDGQIRCVVLNACYSQAQAEGIAESVDCVVGMADAIGDNDAIAFAEAFYQALAYGRSVKQAFELGKNAIDLQRLPDAFVPQLITRAGVDPAAITFA is encoded by the coding sequence ATGAACCTGACGCTTGAAGACATGCGCCGATTGGTACAGATTTTGAGCAGCCTTACCGATTTAGCCAACGATGTGGGGCGGGGCAATGTCCTTCGCTTGGCGGGCTTAGAGCGCTTTATTGCAACGATGGCGCCGGGGCTGAACGTTCAAAACTATGTCGTCCTGCTGCTTTCCGAATTGCAAACGTTCGGGATCGATCCGGCGGCACACCGCCACGTCTTAGCGATGTACCTGGACTATATTCAGGAAACCTACCTTGTGGGTCGCTCTGATGATCGGAATTTTGTTCGGGCATTGATCGGTTTGCCGCCTATAGAACTGACTGCCCCTGTGCCGCCCATTCCCACCGCGCCCGTCGCGCCCAATCGGATCACCATCCTGTTCCTTGCTGCCAACCCCACAGCGACAACCCGCCTTCGCTTGGACGCCGAATACCGCCAGATTGATCAGCGCCTTCTTGCCGCCCGCTTTCGGGATCGCTTCATGCTTGAACTATCGCCCGCCACCCGCCGAGGGGATTTGCAACAAGCGTTTTTGCGGTTTACCCCGAACATCGTCCATTTTTCCGGGCATGGTAGCGAACGCAGCGAGATTATCCTTGAGGATGCCAATGGGGGAGCGGCTGCCATTCCCCGTGAGGCGCTCAGCAGCCTGTTCAATATCCTAAATCAGGATGGACAGATACGCTGTGTGGTCTTAAATGCCTGTTACAGCCAAGCCCAAGCGGAAGGCATTGCCGAGTCGGTGGATTGTGTGGTGGGCATGGCAGATGCGATTGGCGATAACGATGCCATTGCTTTTGCCGAAGCGTTCTATCAAGCGCTTGCCTATGGGCGCAGCGTGAAACAAGCTTTTGAACTGGGCAAAAACGCCATTGATCTCCAACGCTTGCCCGATGCGTTCGTCCCCCAATTGATCACGCGGGCGGGGGTTGATCCCGCCGCGATCACCTTTGCCTGA
- a CDS encoding TIR domain-containing protein, translated as MTTLDQKMIQDLINLLSPLVLDPDERPAVLSQALGADHPLMVQLDFSGAASTFVANAAPLLNTYGEADGRTALDRLRTFAAARRGINAPPPPRVFISYARKDGEAFAAGMREALLAAGIPLWQDRVGMEGGRDWWGQITDAIDQVQFMILIMTPAAMESEIVRKEWRYARAQGVCVYPVKGAMGLDFASLPRWMRDAHFYDLGVDPATLIAGAEWAKFTRDLAAPCETPRVPFPYDKEKYSGFVPRPTEFEALITLLLDESRESPKAITAALRGAGGYGKTTLARALIHDERIQIAYDDGILWVELGEAVDDARLLAKMNDVIEALSGKRNEAATLERGKERFAELLADRDILIVIDDAWRKKDVDPFLVGGGRCTRLITTRNSDTLPRGAQHLPVDAMKPNEAVVLLAAGLPDGEEGALANLARRLGEWALLLALANGVLHERIGRGETLAEALDYADKALTKRGLAAFDARDAGSRNDAVKVTLGVSLSLLKAAETGRFSELAIFPEDTDIPLETVGRLWAATGNLDEFDTEELCGLLYSRSLLQSLDLGRRVIRLHDVVRTYLSDEHTNALKGWHNQFLGAYKLSEWWQLSHSEPYLWETLAYHLLEAGRREDFFRTAADLRYIAIKTLLQGTLKTEGLLLSAIQQGESDPAHKLPPILRTLTNRYQTSAHMLERCSTLNEVGATLLVRILGGDGQAALESFIPTPYITAIESLPDLPHPSLIRTLTGHGSGVTGCLFTPDGNEIVSSSYDGTLKIWHIESGAVRLTLRGHSDSVRACAISANGTLILSASNDGTLKLWDRHTGEERQTLSGHDSRVTCCSLSADGKTALSGSEDKTLKIWDVASGRVRFTLEGHTENIWGCALTADGKRAASASADGRLIVWDALSGQPLQTIIANEVGVTGCAWGHNDQALLAALVDKTVGVWDALSGESEMTYIGHEGWVNACAWMGPYPISASADKHVVVWDINSRRQLEILSGHTGGVNACAAYENYIVSASVDRTLKLWEIPVSVFTTHPDSHAEALYEEKPIRSLAVNLSPTAKTLVVTSQGDLLNRYESSSTAAEILEDRGQVDRLIFSPDGQHLLGLNELGRTLTIWETNTWQPIKTIGSFGASLYDAAISRDGTLIATASSSARIYRFGQNVPLIKFRETGHIMRSVAFSPDGQQLISGAADASLTIWEVATGNALHTIRRHAKVVRCLTYSPDGRFILSGDVIGTIYRWDARSGNAYGGVSAHDGVINRIVFSPDGRHILTCAIDGVLKVWDATLTTLIAAFYADGAIYDAAWLPDGERIVAGGERGLYWLKVVW; from the coding sequence ATGACGACGCTTGACCAAAAAATGATTCAAGACCTGATCAACCTTCTTTCCCCGCTCGTCCTTGACCCCGACGAACGCCCTGCCGTTCTCAGCCAAGCGCTCGGTGCGGATCACCCCCTTATGGTGCAGCTTGATTTCAGCGGCGCGGCATCAACTTTCGTCGCCAATGCTGCCCCTTTGCTCAACACCTACGGCGAGGCAGACGGGCGCACCGCCCTTGACCGCCTGCGCACCTTTGCTGCCGCCCGCCGAGGGATAAACGCCCCGCCCCCGCCGCGTGTTTTCATCAGCTATGCCCGCAAAGATGGCGAGGCGTTCGCCGCCGGAATGCGCGAGGCGCTCTTGGCGGCGGGCATTCCACTCTGGCAAGACCGCGTTGGAATGGAAGGTGGGCGCGATTGGTGGGGACAGATCACCGACGCGATTGATCAAGTCCAATTCATGATCCTCATCATGACCCCCGCCGCTATGGAATCGGAGATCGTCCGCAAGGAATGGCGCTACGCCCGCGCTCAGGGCGTCTGTGTTTACCCCGTAAAAGGGGCGATGGGGCTGGATTTTGCCTCCCTCCCTCGCTGGATGCGCGACGCCCATTTTTACGATCTCGGCGTTGACCCCGCCACCCTGATAGCCGGCGCGGAGTGGGCGAAATTTACCCGCGATCTTGCCGCCCCTTGCGAGACTCCCCGTGTTCCCTTTCCCTATGACAAGGAAAAATACAGTGGGTTTGTCCCGCGCCCAACTGAATTTGAGGCATTGATTACGCTACTTTTGGATGAATCGCGGGAGTCCCCAAAGGCGATCACGGCGGCGCTGCGTGGGGCGGGCGGCTATGGCAAAACCACCCTCGCCCGCGCCCTGATTCACGATGAACGCATCCAAATTGCCTATGACGACGGGATTCTTTGGGTGGAACTTGGTGAGGCGGTGGACGACGCCCGACTCCTTGCCAAGATGAACGATGTGATCGAAGCGCTCAGCGGAAAACGCAACGAAGCAGCCACGCTAGAGCGCGGCAAAGAACGGTTTGCCGAACTCTTGGCAGATCGGGACATTCTGATCGTCATTGATGATGCGTGGCGAAAAAAAGATGTAGACCCCTTCCTTGTGGGCGGCGGACGCTGCACACGGCTGATCACCACCCGCAACAGCGACACCCTCCCACGAGGGGCGCAGCATCTCCCCGTAGACGCCATGAAACCCAATGAAGCGGTGGTGCTCCTTGCCGCTGGTCTGCCTGACGGGGAAGAAGGGGCGCTGGCAAACTTGGCGCGGCGCTTGGGGGAGTGGGCGCTTCTCCTAGCGCTGGCAAATGGTGTTTTGCACGAGCGCATCGGGCGCGGCGAAACGCTGGCAGAGGCGCTTGATTACGCCGATAAAGCGCTCACCAAGCGCGGTCTTGCCGCCTTTGATGCCCGCGATGCCGGATCGCGCAATGACGCCGTGAAGGTGACGCTAGGCGTCAGTTTATCCCTTCTGAAAGCAGCCGAGACTGGGCGATTCTCCGAATTGGCGATCTTCCCCGAAGATACAGACATCCCCTTGGAAACCGTCGGGCGCTTGTGGGCGGCGACGGGCAACCTTGATGAATTTGACACCGAGGAACTCTGTGGGCTGCTCTATTCCCGTTCGCTCTTACAGAGTTTAGATTTAGGGCGGCGGGTGATTCGCCTTCACGATGTCGTGCGCACTTATCTAAGCGATGAGCATACCAACGCCCTCAAAGGCTGGCATAATCAGTTCTTGGGCGCGTATAAACTTTCCGAGTGGTGGCAGCTTTCGCACAGCGAACCTTACCTGTGGGAAACCCTCGCTTACCATTTGCTGGAGGCGGGACGCCGGGAGGACTTTTTCCGCACCGCCGCCGATTTACGCTACATTGCCATAAAAACCTTGCTACAAGGGACACTGAAAACAGAAGGGCTGCTCCTCAGCGCTATTCAGCAGGGGGAGTCCGATCCGGCTCACAAACTGCCCCCTATCCTCAGGACTCTCACGAATCGCTATCAGACCTCCGCCCATATGCTGGAGCGCTGTTCCACCCTGAATGAGGTGGGGGCGACCCTCCTCGTGCGCATTTTGGGTGGAGATGGTCAGGCGGCGCTGGAATCATTTATTCCCACACCCTACATCACCGCCATTGAATCCCTTCCCGACCTGCCCCACCCCTCCCTCATCCGCACACTGACGGGGCATGGCTCTGGCGTCACGGGCTGTCTTTTCACCCCCGATGGCAACGAAATTGTCTCCAGTTCGTATGATGGGACGCTCAAAATTTGGCATATTGAAAGCGGCGCGGTGCGCCTCACCTTGCGCGGGCATAGCGATTCCGTTCGGGCGTGCGCCATCAGCGCCAATGGCACGCTGATCCTCTCCGCTTCCAACGATGGGACGCTCAAACTCTGGGATCGGCACACGGGCGAAGAACGCCAAACGCTCAGCGGGCATGACAGCCGCGTGACCTGCTGCTCCCTCAGCGCTGACGGCAAAACTGCCCTCTCTGGCTCTGAAGATAAAACTCTAAAAATCTGGGATGTGGCAAGCGGGCGCGTCCGCTTCACCTTAGAGGGACACACCGAGAACATCTGGGGCTGTGCGCTCACCGCTGATGGCAAACGGGCGGCGTCTGCCTCCGCCGATGGGCGGCTCATTGTGTGGGATGCCCTGAGTGGGCAGCCCCTTCAAACGATTATAGCGAACGAGGTCGGCGTGACTGGCTGTGCATGGGGACACAACGATCAGGCGCTTCTCGCCGCACTTGTCGATAAAACGGTGGGCGTTTGGGACGCCCTCAGCGGTGAGTCGGAAATGACGTACATAGGGCATGAAGGATGGGTGAACGCCTGCGCGTGGATGGGTCCATACCCAATCAGTGCTTCGGCGGATAAACATGTTGTTGTCTGGGACATCAATTCACGACGGCAGTTGGAAATCCTCAGTGGTCATACGGGCGGCGTCAACGCCTGTGCCGCCTACGAGAACTACATTGTTTCCGCCTCGGTAGACCGCACGCTCAAACTATGGGAAATTCCCGTTTCGGTCTTCACCACCCACCCCGATAGCCACGCCGAAGCGCTGTACGAAGAAAAACCTATCCGCAGCCTTGCGGTAAACCTCTCGCCTACGGCAAAAACCCTTGTCGTCACCTCTCAAGGCGATCTGCTCAATCGTTATGAATCCTCTTCCACCGCCGCCGAGATTTTAGAAGACAGGGGGCAGGTGGATCGTCTCATCTTCAGCCCTGATGGGCAGCACCTTCTTGGTCTGAACGAATTAGGGCGCACCCTGACGATTTGGGAGACGAACACGTGGCAACCGATCAAAACGATTGGTAGTTTTGGCGCCTCGCTCTACGATGCGGCGATCAGCCGCGACGGAACGCTGATCGCCACCGCCTCTAGCTCTGCCCGTATTTACCGCTTTGGGCAGAACGTGCCGCTGATCAAGTTCCGCGAGACGGGACACATCATGCGCAGTGTCGCCTTCAGCCCCGATGGGCAGCAGCTTATCAGCGGGGCGGCAGATGCCAGCCTCACCATTTGGGAGGTGGCAACCGGCAATGCCCTGCACACCATACGCCGACATGCAAAGGTCGTTCGATGCCTCACCTACAGCCCCGATGGACGGTTCATCCTCAGCGGCGACGTGATCGGCACAATCTACCGTTGGGATGCCCGCTCCGGCAACGCTTACGGCGGGGTGAGCGCTCACGACGGCGTGATCAACCGTATTGTCTTTTCCCCCGATGGGCGGCACATTCTGACCTGTGCCATTGACGGCGTGCTGAAGGTATGGGACGCCACCCTCACAACACTGATTGCCGCTTTTTATGCCGATGGGGCGATTTACGATGCCGCTTGGCTGCCCGATGGGGAACGGATCGTCGCCGGGGGAGAGCGCGGACTCTATTGGTTGAAGGTCGTCTGGTGA
- the hemW gene encoding radical SAM family heme chaperone HemW, protein MSTAPLSLYLHIPFCAVRCTYCAFTIVTRAEALIPAYVSALCREVTSLAQHERPLHSIYFGGGTPTRLTPDQIGMILHAVRESFAVTADAEITMEANPSDVSEAYLAACREHGVNRLSIGMQSAQPDELRLMARDHKAETTARAVDAARRAGFTNVNLDLIFALPRQTLENWAQTLTAALALAPDHLALYALELEDGTALTRRVNKGSLPTPDDDLAAAMYEMAQARTREAGFIHYEISNWARAGYESRHNRQYWTYGDYIGVGMGAHGFVNGIRYEVMGNLQLYLARMEANAPSRFPLSAAVASSTPIPYAEAMVEYLFTGLRLIQEGVDRAGFRARFGVPLESIYGEVLRRLSDQGLIEFDGQRLRLTPDAYFISNRVSAAFMP, encoded by the coding sequence ATGTCCACAGCGCCGCTTTCGCTTTACCTTCATATTCCTTTTTGTGCGGTGCGCTGCACCTACTGTGCTTTCACCATTGTCACCCGTGCCGAAGCGCTGATCCCCGCCTATGTCAGCGCTTTGTGTCGGGAGGTGACCTCCCTTGCCCAACACGAGCGCCCCTTGCACAGCATCTATTTCGGAGGGGGGACACCCACCCGCCTGACACCCGACCAGATCGGGATGATCCTTCACGCGGTGCGGGAGTCCTTTGCGGTGACAGCGGACGCCGAGATCACGATGGAGGCGAATCCGAGCGATGTGAGCGAGGCATACCTTGCCGCCTGCCGTGAACACGGTGTGAACCGCCTGAGTATCGGGATGCAATCGGCGCAGCCCGATGAACTCCGCCTGATGGCACGCGATCACAAGGCAGAGACAACCGCCCGCGCTGTCGATGCCGCCCGACGGGCAGGCTTCACGAATGTAAATCTTGATCTCATCTTCGCCCTCCCTCGCCAAACGTTAGAGAACTGGGCGCAGACCCTAACGGCAGCCCTCGCCCTTGCCCCCGATCATCTCGCCCTGTATGCCCTTGAGTTGGAGGACGGTACGGCACTCACCCGACGGGTGAACAAGGGATCGCTCCCCACCCCGGACGACGATTTAGCGGCAGCCATGTATGAAATGGCACAAGCGCGGACGAGAGAAGCAGGATTCATCCATTACGAGATCAGCAATTGGGCGCGGGCGGGATATGAATCGCGCCACAATCGCCAGTATTGGACATATGGCGATTACATAGGGGTGGGCATGGGGGCGCATGGCTTTGTGAACGGCATACGTTATGAGGTTATGGGCAATCTACAACTGTATCTCGCCCGCATGGAGGCAAACGCGCCCTCACGCTTCCCGCTTTCGGCGGCGGTAGCGTCCTCAACGCCGATTCCTTATGCCGAGGCGATGGTGGAATACCTATTCACGGGCTTACGTTTGATTCAGGAGGGGGTGGATCGGGCTGGTTTTCGGGCGCGGTTTGGCGTTCCCCTTGAATCGATCTACGGTGAGGTGCTGCGGCGGTTGAGCGATCAGGGGTTGATTGAATTCGATGGGCAGCGGCTGCGACTGACGCCTGATGCCTATTTCATCAGCAACCGTGTGTCCGCCGCCTTTATGCCTTAG
- a CDS encoding ABC transporter ATP-binding protein, whose translation MQPTRAITKRILPGSLTGIQTWVRLMGYLRPYRRWVVVTAIALTASTILAILIPRLLRDVIDIGVTQGESSFMVAAGALVIGLGIFRGVSGFLFRFFGERLSHYIAYDIRNEVYDKVQRLPFAYHDSAQTGTLITVAISDVDEVQRYFGFGLIDGINTLLLFAGVTVMMLTTNLWLTLIALTPLIPLAILSVRFARQVDPRWRGIMERVQKLGNHLQESVIGAQVVRAFAREDYEIGKFAYQNVELFNQQLGLTRTWAYFLPLSAFIVTCSVAAVLFVGALLERAGMAGVTVGTVVAFNAYVLLLGQPLRFFGFVIILTTQGVTSSRRIFDILDAAEDIKDVPNAVPLPPIKGHVRFENLSFRYPDAPDYTLRGITIEAQPGQVIALLGKTGSGKSSLINLISRFYEATQGRVLIDGRDVKTVTLESLRRQIGVVLQESLLFSASIRENIAYGRPDVSEEAIIAAAEAANAHGFITEFPDGYDTLIGERGVTLSGGQRQRIAIARALLIDPRILILDDSMSSVDTKTEFLIQEALERLMKGRTTFVIAQRLTTVQNADTILVLDHGEIAERGTHADLLARDGLYADIYRLQLEDQERLRRELMVTGGLLEAKP comes from the coding sequence ATGCAGCCAACACGGGCTATTACCAAGCGAATCCTCCCCGGTTCGCTCACGGGCATCCAAACTTGGGTGCGTCTCATGGGCTATCTGCGCCCCTATCGCCGTTGGGTTGTCGTCACCGCCATCGCGCTCACCGCATCTACCATCCTTGCTATTCTCATCCCGCGTCTGCTCCGCGACGTGATCGATATTGGCGTGACGCAAGGCGAATCATCGTTTATGGTTGCGGCGGGTGCGCTCGTCATTGGCTTGGGCATTTTTCGTGGAGTCTCGGGCTTCCTCTTTCGCTTTTTTGGCGAGCGCCTTTCCCACTACATTGCCTATGACATTCGCAACGAAGTCTACGACAAGGTACAGCGCCTGCCCTTTGCCTACCACGACAGTGCCCAAACGGGGACACTGATCACCGTTGCCATCAGCGATGTGGACGAGGTGCAGCGGTATTTTGGCTTCGGCTTGATCGACGGTATCAACACGCTCTTATTGTTTGCGGGCGTCACCGTCATGATGCTGACGACCAACCTCTGGCTCACCCTAATTGCCCTCACACCCCTCATTCCTCTGGCGATCCTCTCTGTACGCTTTGCCCGACAGGTTGATCCGCGTTGGCGCGGCATCATGGAGCGCGTCCAAAAGTTGGGCAATCACCTTCAGGAAAGCGTCATCGGGGCGCAGGTCGTTCGTGCCTTTGCCCGTGAGGATTACGAGATCGGCAAATTTGCCTACCAAAACGTTGAATTATTCAACCAGCAGCTTGGGCTAACCCGTACATGGGCATACTTCTTGCCCCTCAGCGCGTTCATCGTCACCTGTTCGGTGGCAGCGGTGCTGTTTGTGGGGGCGCTTTTAGAGCGGGCAGGCATGGCGGGCGTCACCGTGGGGACAGTGGTCGCTTTCAACGCCTATGTGCTGCTCTTAGGGCAGCCTCTCCGCTTTTTCGGTTTTGTGATCATCCTTACGACGCAGGGCGTCACCAGCAGCCGCCGCATCTTCGATATTTTAGACGCCGCCGAAGACATCAAAGATGTTCCCAACGCCGTGCCGCTCCCCCCCATTAAAGGGCATGTCCGGTTCGAAAACCTCAGCTTTCGTTACCCCGATGCGCCTGATTACACCCTACGAGGGATCACCATCGAAGCGCAGCCGGGACAGGTGATCGCCCTTTTGGGCAAAACCGGATCGGGCAAAAGCAGCCTGATCAACCTGATCTCTCGCTTTTACGAGGCAACACAAGGGCGCGTCCTAATTGATGGGAGAGATGTGAAAACGGTCACGCTGGAGAGTCTGCGGCGGCAAATTGGCGTTGTCTTACAGGAATCCCTTTTGTTTTCGGCGTCCATCCGCGAAAATATCGCCTATGGTCGCCCCGATGTTTCCGAGGAGGCGATCATCGCCGCAGCAGAGGCGGCAAACGCACACGGCTTCATCACCGAATTTCCCGATGGCTACGACACGCTCATCGGTGAGCGCGGTGTGACACTTTCCGGCGGGCAGCGCCAGCGGATCGCCATTGCGCGGGCGCTGCTCATCGATCCGCGCATCCTCATCCTTGACGATTCGATGAGCAGTGTCGATACGAAAACAGAATTCCTCATCCAAGAGGCGCTTGAACGGCTGATGAAAGGGCGGACGACCTTCGTCATTGCCCAACGCCTCACCACCGTCCAAAACGCCGATACCATCCTCGTCTTAGATCACGGCGAGATTGCCGAACGCGGCACGCACGCTGACCTTTTGGCACGTGATGGGCTTTACGCTGATATTTACCGTTTGCAACTCGAAGATCAAGAACGCCTGCGCCGTGAACTCATGGTGACGGGCGGTTTGTTGGAGGCGAAACCGTAA
- a CDS encoding esterase-like activity of phytase family protein — MMNTRRAAFVLGVLVTALLVSLPGVVSAQTRAQLTGRAILPSNYLNDGPPAGVALGKGALINGVKIPFDSQPVGSITAILPGAYPGTWVALTSGQFGGQSSADFQLRIYVFELSFRRVGSGTGEVVQLDRQILADPNGYVSKPLVNGDSKTRYLTGADFSPRAMSRVGNSYWVAEEMTPALLRFDAYGKLLEPPIALDGGRLQGMGVTPNESALIIAQHNGGRGITFRAFNLTTRSFEALATTYNLDRDADQVGGMTMINNDEAMIIELDSGENRRAAFKKVFLINLRNGSSAKTPLADLLNVEDPNGIAVDPIFNNARDAFGLSNPFKYPYRSIAAIYPSAEQSIVIANNNLVPYGLGRSASTADGTEYIQVQLTQPISVDPAFLRPLR; from the coding sequence ATGATGAACACACGCCGCGCCGCCTTTGTTTTGGGGGTTTTGGTGACCGCCCTTCTTGTTAGTTTGCCCGGCGTGGTCTCTGCCCAGACCCGCGCCCAACTGACCGGACGTGCCATATTGCCCTCCAATTACCTGAATGATGGACCGCCAGCGGGGGTGGCGCTGGGGAAAGGCGCGTTGATCAACGGCGTGAAGATCCCCTTTGACAGCCAGCCTGTCGGCTCAATCACAGCGATCCTTCCCGGCGCCTATCCAGGGACATGGGTAGCACTGACCAGTGGACAGTTTGGCGGGCAAAGCAGCGCCGATTTCCAACTGCGCATCTATGTGTTTGAACTGAGTTTCCGGCGGGTGGGGAGTGGAACTGGAGAAGTCGTCCAGTTGGATCGGCAAATCCTTGCTGACCCCAACGGCTATGTGAGCAAGCCATTGGTGAATGGCGATAGCAAAACGCGCTATCTGACGGGCGCAGATTTTAGCCCTCGCGCCATGAGCCGCGTAGGAAATTCGTATTGGGTTGCGGAAGAAATGACTCCCGCGTTGCTGCGCTTTGACGCTTACGGAAAACTGCTAGAGCCGCCGATTGCCCTTGATGGTGGACGTTTACAAGGGATGGGGGTGACGCCTAATGAGTCGGCGTTGATCATTGCCCAACACAACGGCGGACGGGGAATCACCTTTCGGGCGTTCAACCTGACGACCCGTTCCTTCGAGGCACTAGCAACTACCTATAATCTGGATCGGGATGCCGATCAGGTTGGCGGGATGACGATGATCAACAATGATGAAGCGATGATAATCGAACTCGATAGTGGCGAAAACCGCCGTGCCGCCTTCAAAAAGGTGTTCCTAATCAACCTACGCAATGGGTCGAGCGCCAAGACCCCCCTTGCCGATCTCTTGAATGTGGAGGATCCGAATGGAATCGCTGTAGACCCTATTTTCAACAATGCGCGTGATGCCTTTGGGCTGAGCAATCCCTTCAAATACCCCTACCGTTCTATCGCCGCTATTTACCCTTCCGCCGAACAGTCTATTGTGATTGCCAATAACAACCTCGTCCCCTATGGGTTGGGGCGAAGCGCCAGTACCGCTGATGGGACGGAGTACATTCAGGTGCAGCTTACCCAACCGATCAGCGTTGATCCGGCATTTTTGCGCCCGCTTCGCTAG
- a CDS encoding polyprenyl synthetase family protein encodes MAIKIDQRFDALLKELAERRGRVYDYIFNHPYAARLSPPHIHQAALSYLKLGGKSLRPAVMLLSCGAVGGDEQVAIPAAAGIEVYHTWTLVHDDVIDKDPLRRGKPTVHVEFAQRGAQEFGLTGDAAEHYGRVIAILAGDAQQSWSYMLFHDLHTQFGVDPRLVLRLVGELATDVQLLLLEGETLDVQFTSRDAFNPTEDQILAMLRKKTGVLYEFAGRAGAMIGLGDASGNTPEVAQIARFCGTCGTAFQLQDDILGVVGETAITGKPVGADLREGKMTLLALHTLREAVGKKRETFLHAFGRSDASEEAILAATAVLRDVEAIQYTQSVAQRMVEGALTEIEILAPTPYRDLLITWGQYMIERRW; translated from the coding sequence ATGGCTATAAAGATAGATCAGCGTTTTGATGCGCTTCTGAAAGAACTTGCTGAACGGCGTGGGCGCGTTTATGACTATATTTTTAATCATCCATATGCCGCCCGCCTTTCGCCGCCACATATCCATCAGGCAGCGTTGAGCTACCTCAAACTGGGAGGGAAATCCCTTCGCCCGGCGGTGATGCTGCTAAGTTGTGGGGCGGTGGGCGGCGATGAACAGGTGGCGATTCCGGCGGCGGCGGGCATTGAGGTGTACCACACGTGGACTCTCGTCCATGACGATGTGATCGATAAAGACCCGCTGCGGCGGGGCAAGCCCACTGTCCATGTGGAATTTGCCCAACGCGGGGCGCAAGAATTCGGTCTGACGGGGGACGCCGCTGAGCATTACGGGCGGGTGATTGCCATTCTTGCCGGAGATGCTCAGCAATCGTGGTCTTACATGCTGTTCCACGATCTGCACACCCAATTTGGGGTTGATCCTCGGCTGGTACTACGCCTTGTGGGGGAGTTGGCGACGGACGTTCAGCTTTTGCTGTTGGAGGGTGAAACACTCGATGTGCAGTTCACCAGCCGCGATGCGTTTAACCCAACGGAAGACCAAATCCTTGCCATGCTTCGCAAAAAAACTGGCGTCCTCTATGAATTTGCGGGGCGTGCGGGAGCGATGATCGGGTTAGGGGATGCCAGCGGAAACACCCCAGAAGTCGCCCAGATCGCCCGTTTTTGCGGGACGTGCGGGACGGCGTTCCAACTTCAGGATGATATTCTAGGAGTCGTTGGGGAGACGGCGATCACCGGAAAACCTGTCGGCGCTGATCTGCGCGAGGGGAAAATGACCCTCCTTGCCCTGCATACGCTGCGCGAAGCGGTTGGCAAAAAAAGGGAGACGTTTCTTCATGCCTTTGGGCGCTCTGACGCCAGTGAGGAAGCGATCCTCGCCGCGACAGCCGTCCTGCGCGATGTGGAGGCGATCCAGTACACACAGTCTGTCGCGCAGCGGATGGTGGAAGGGGCGCTGACAGAAATTGAGATACTTGCCCCCACGCCTTACCGCGATTTGTTGATCACGTGGGGGCAGTACATGATCGAACGGCGGTGGTGA